Part of the Streptomyces sp. NBC_00457 genome, CGTTGCCGAGGACCAGGTCGTCGAAGCGGTCCATACGGGAGCGCAGGGCCGCGACGGAGGCACGCGCGCGCGTGGTCCATCCCGCGGGCAGGTCCTCCTTGAGGCCGCCGACCCGGTTGAACATGTAGTGCATCCGCCCGCCGGAGACCTCCTCCATGACGTGCTGGAGCTCCTCGCGCTCGGTGAAGGCGTAGAAGATCGGAGTGATCCCGCCCAGCTCCAGCGGATACGAGCCCAGGAACATCAGGTGGTTGAGCACCCGGTTCAGCTCCGCGAGCAGCGTGCGCGTCCACACCGCGCGCGGGGGCACCTCCATGCCGAGCATGCGCTCCACGGCGAGGACCACGCCCAGCTCGTTCGAGAAGGCCGACAGCCAGTCGTGGCGGTTGGCGAGCATGATGATCTGGCGGTAGTCGCGCGCCTCGAAGAGCTTCTCCGCGCCGCGGTGCATATAGCCGATCACGGGCTCCGCGCTCGTGATGCGCTCGCCGTCGAGGGTGAGCCGCAGCCGCAGCACGCCGTGCGTGGACGGGTGCTGGGGCCCGATGTTGAGCACCATGTCGGTGCTCTCCGCGGCACCGCCGATACCGACCGTGGTCTCCGTCGTAGGAGTCATGGCCCCAGTCTCCCCTACGTACGCTTGCCGTATGGAGACGGGGAGCCGGGAGAACCCGGAGGCGGCGGGGGTCGAGCCGGCGTGGATCGGGCTGCCGCCCGGGCTGCTGCGGATGCGCAGGCTGTTGCTTGTGGTGTGGCTGGGGCTGCTGACGGCGGCCACCGGTGTGCTGCCCGGGCTGTTCGCGGGTCCCGCGTGGGCCGCGTTCGCGCTGCTGCCGCTGGCCCTGCTGCTGTGGGGCTGGGTGATGGTCGAGCGCAACTGGCGCTCCTGGCGGTACGCCGAGCGCGCCGACGACCTGCTGATCAGCAGAGGCGTGCTGTGGCGTGAGCTGACCGTCGTCCCGTACGGACGGATGCAGCTGGTCGAGGTCACCTCCGGGCCCGTCGAACGGCACTTCGGGCTGGCCAGCGTGCAGCTGCACACCGCGGCCGCCGCGACCGACGCGACGATTCCGGGGCTCGATCCGGTCGAGGCGGAACGGCTGCGCGACCGGCTCACCGAGCTGGGCGAGGCACGATCGGCGGGGCTGTGACAGCGCCGGGCGTCGACGGCGCCGTACGGGAGAAGCAACCCGTCACCGAGCGGCGGCTGCATCCCGTGACACCGCTGAGGCGGGCGTGGGCGCCGGTCGCCGTGATCATCGGGTGGGCGTTGCACGACCCCGACCAGACGCAGCGCCAGCTGACCAGGCTGACGACGACCACCCTGCTGATCGCGCTCGCCGTGATCGTCCCGGCCGCCGCCCTGTACGGCTTCCTCACTTGGTGGTTCACGCACTTCGCGGTGACCGACACCGAACTGCGCATCCGTACCGGCCTGTTGTTCCGGCGCGCCGCGCACATCCGGCTCGAACGCATCCAGGCCGTCGACGTCACCCAGCCGCTGCTCGCGCGGGTCGCGGGCGTCGCCAAGCTCAAACTCGACGTCGTCGGCACGGACAAGAAGGACGAGCTGGCCTTCCTGGGCGCGGACGAGGCGCGCACGCTGCGCGCCGAACTGCTCGCGCGCGCGGCGGGTTTCGCGCCCGAGACGGCGCACGAAGTCGGGGAAGCGCCGGCGCAGGAGCTGCTGCGCACGCCCCCGGGCGTACTCGCCGTCTCCCTCGTCCTGACCGGCGCGACCTGGGGCACCCTCGCCGCCGCACTCGTCGTACCGCCGCTGATATGGCTCGCCACCCACAGCGTGTGGACGGTCCTCGCGGTCGCCCTGCCGCTGCTGGGTGGGGCGGGGGCGAGCAGCGTGGGGCGGTTCGTCGCGGAGTACGACTGGACGGTCGCCGAGTCCCCGGACGGGCTGCGCATCGACCGCGGCCTGCTGGACCGGGTCCACGAGACGGTGCCGCCGGGGCGGGTGCAGACCGTACGGATCGTGGAGCCGCTGCTGTGGCGGAGGCGCGGCTGGGTGCGGGTCGAGTTGGATGTCGCCGGGTCCTCGAACTCCCTGCTGCTGCCGGTCGCCCCGCGTGAGATCGCCGAGGCCGTCATCGCGCGCGTGCTGCCCGGGGTGACGGTGCCACCGTCCCTGTCCCGGCCGCCGCGCCGCGCCGGCCGGTGCCTGCCGCTGTGGTGGCGCGGCTACGGCATCGCGGTCACCGACACGGTCTTCGCCTCCCGGCACGGGCTCCTGCGCCGGAGCCTGGCGCTCGTACCGCACGCGAAGGTGCAGAGCGTACGGCTGGCTCAGGGGCCCTGGAAGCGCGCCTGGCGGCTTGCGGACGTGCATGTGGACACGGGGGCCAACAAGACCGTCACAGCGCGGCTGCGGGACGCTGAGGAGGCGGCGGAGCTGCTGCGCGGGCAGGCGGAGCGGTCACGCACGGGACGCAGGGACGCGCTGCCGGACCGGTGGATGGCCTGAGCCGAGCCGCCCAACTGGTGAGCGGTGTCAGGAAACCGCGCTGCGCAGCCCCTGCACGTCGATCTGCTCCGTCTCGTCGTGCGCCGTCAGGTCGATGACCTGCCCGACACCGCGCGACTCCGCGTCCGCCGGCTTGAACTCCGCCTCGGTCTCCGCCTTGTGGAGCGCGAGCGCCTCCTGGCCGACGACATCGGCGAGGTCCTCGTTCTGCACGGCTTCCAGCGCGGCGGCCTCCGACTCCGACTCCGTCTTCGTACCGAAGAAGTCGAAACCGCCCTCGACCGCCGGACGCCGCACGGGCGTCGCCGGTACGACGGCCACCGCGGTCGGCACGGTGAAGTGCCCGGAGGGCTGCTGCCCGGACGGAGCCGACTTGCCCATCGAGGTGGCGGCCGCGCGCTCGTGCCCGTCGACCGCCTCGGGCTTCCCCTGCGCTTCGTCCTCCTGCGCGGCCTCCCCGGCACCGGCCTTCACCGGCTTCTGCCCGCCCGGAGCGCCGCCCTTGGGCGAACCGTCGTCGTCGGGGGAACCCTTGGGAGCGTCGTCGTCGCCGTCGGCATCACCCTTGGACGCGGCGTCGGCGTCCCCCTTGGGCGCCCTGTCCGTGTCGAGGTCCGCGTCGAACTTCGCCAACGCCACCTTGGCCCGCAGGAAAAGCTTGGACCCCTCCGGAGAGAAGACCGCGGGAGCCGCAGCCTCGACCTGCTCCGCCTGCTCCGCCTGTCCCGTCTGTTCGTCCTCGGCGGCGTCCACCGGCACGGCGGATTCAGCGGATTCGTCCGAGGCAGCCACCGCGTCGGTCTCCTCCCCGGGAGCGGACGCCTGCGCCGGCACGGGCGGCAGCGCACGGGCCGGCGGCGTGGTGGTGGCCTCTATCTCCAGCAGACGGCGGCCCTCCAGGGCGGTCGCGCGCTCGGTCTCCGCGGTGGCGTACCGGCGCAGCAACGCCGCGTGCT contains:
- a CDS encoding NADH-quinone oxidoreductase subunit D, whose translation is MTPTTETTVGIGGAAESTDMVLNIGPQHPSTHGVLRLRLTLDGERITSAEPVIGYMHRGAEKLFEARDYRQIIMLANRHDWLSAFSNELGVVLAVERMLGMEVPPRAVWTRTLLAELNRVLNHLMFLGSYPLELGGITPIFYAFTEREELQHVMEEVSGGRMHYMFNRVGGLKEDLPAGWTTRARASVAALRSRMDRFDDLVLGNEIFRGRTRGVGVLAPETVHAYGVSGPIARGSGVDFDLRRDEPYLAYGELQNILQVVTRQEGDCLARFECLLAQTHNSLDLADACLDRLAELPPGPINQRLPKVLKAPEGHTYAWTENPLGINGYYLVSKGEKTPYRMKLRSASFNNIQALVELLPGTLVADMVAILGSLFFVVGDIDK
- a CDS encoding PH domain-containing protein; this translates as METGSRENPEAAGVEPAWIGLPPGLLRMRRLLLVVWLGLLTAATGVLPGLFAGPAWAAFALLPLALLLWGWVMVERNWRSWRYAERADDLLISRGVLWRELTVVPYGRMQLVEVTSGPVERHFGLASVQLHTAAAATDATIPGLDPVEAERLRDRLTELGEARSAGL
- a CDS encoding PH domain-containing protein, which codes for MTAPGVDGAVREKQPVTERRLHPVTPLRRAWAPVAVIIGWALHDPDQTQRQLTRLTTTTLLIALAVIVPAAALYGFLTWWFTHFAVTDTELRIRTGLLFRRAAHIRLERIQAVDVTQPLLARVAGVAKLKLDVVGTDKKDELAFLGADEARTLRAELLARAAGFAPETAHEVGEAPAQELLRTPPGVLAVSLVLTGATWGTLAAALVVPPLIWLATHSVWTVLAVALPLLGGAGASSVGRFVAEYDWTVAESPDGLRIDRGLLDRVHETVPPGRVQTVRIVEPLLWRRRGWVRVELDVAGSSNSLLLPVAPREIAEAVIARVLPGVTVPPSLSRPPRRAGRCLPLWWRGYGIAVTDTVFASRHGLLRRSLALVPHAKVQSVRLAQGPWKRAWRLADVHVDTGANKTVTARLRDAEEAAELLRGQAERSRTGRRDALPDRWMA